In Bacteroidota bacterium, a single genomic region encodes these proteins:
- a CDS encoding polyketide cyclase, which produces MAANDYHFISNWKVTGTQEEVCAILEDAVSLAVWWPSVYLDVKVLEPGNEKGQGKVVELYTKGFLPYSLRWKFKVTSSNAPFGYTIEAIGDFKGKGIWSFVQKGEEVEIEYDWRISAEKGLLKNLSFLLKPLFSWNHQWAMKKGEESLKLELLRKNAKSVAALNAIPAPPQPTFPHNLIRTKIL; this is translated from the coding sequence ATGGCAGCAAACGACTATCATTTTATTTCGAATTGGAAAGTGACGGGCACCCAAGAAGAGGTATGTGCCATATTAGAGGATGCAGTATCACTTGCGGTTTGGTGGCCCTCGGTTTACCTGGATGTGAAAGTGCTTGAGCCCGGAAATGAAAAGGGCCAAGGCAAGGTTGTGGAACTTTACACCAAAGGATTTTTACCCTATTCGTTGCGATGGAAATTTAAGGTAACTAGCTCAAATGCACCTTTCGGCTATACCATTGAAGCAATTGGGGATTTTAAAGGAAAAGGCATTTGGAGCTTTGTTCAAAAGGGCGAAGAGGTAGAAATAGAATACGACTGGAGAATAAGTGCCGAAAAAGGATTGTTAAAGAATTTATCCTTCTTGCTAAAACCCTTGTTTTCATGGAATCATCAATGGGCGATGAAAAAAGGTGAAGAAAGTTTGAAACTCGAGTTGCTTCGAAAAAATGCCAAATCAGTTGCTGCATTGAATGCTATCCCGGCACCTCCCCAACCTACTTTCCCGCATAACTTAATACGCACTAAAATTTTATAG
- a CDS encoding sensor histidine kinase: MLELWNKISNIGVHPRYDANFVRRIKLTNQLTFVTVSVYFLAGFNNLSLGEYFSFFLLEILSLVLLLGFLLNHLKKHTLATHFVLILNNLAITFFNFYTHITASAFIFYFPLILAVSFVIDFKNKRAMLFHFLLPMTMITLVMTVDHSILENTHFTPAQNKQLFAFDLIAGALSIGFFIYVINKGNEEQHEQLLFQLEEKKRNELKISQALQEKEILLAEIHHRVKNNLAIITSLLNLQSEKIVDETAKSLLTESRNRVMSMALIHDKLYRNEVLSNINYGFYLNELVYEIHHSYTALIKKQVEIILNLSEVYLNVNYAIPCGLIINEVLTNCYKHAFNDMHSGQISVQLKKENELITIVVADNGNGKLNQEIKPESLGMEVIKSLVKQIDASYSFSTHSGTCFKMSFVQKEK, translated from the coding sequence ATGCTGGAGCTTTGGAATAAAATATCGAATATTGGTGTTCATCCAAGATATGATGCAAATTTTGTGCGTCGTATAAAACTAACCAACCAACTCACTTTTGTTACAGTAAGCGTTTATTTTTTAGCAGGATTTAATAATTTAAGTTTAGGGGAATACTTTTCCTTTTTTTTACTCGAAATTCTTAGCCTTGTTTTACTGCTTGGTTTTCTATTAAATCATTTAAAAAAACATACCCTTGCTACCCATTTTGTGCTGATTTTAAACAATCTTGCTATTACATTTTTTAATTTTTACACCCACATTACCGCCTCTGCTTTTATCTTTTACTTTCCCTTGATTTTGGCTGTTTCGTTTGTAATTGATTTTAAAAATAAACGGGCGATGTTGTTTCACTTTTTGTTGCCTATGACCATGATTACTTTGGTAATGACTGTGGATCATTCCATACTCGAAAACACGCATTTTACACCTGCCCAAAACAAGCAGCTATTTGCTTTTGATTTAATTGCAGGCGCTTTGAGTATTGGCTTTTTTATTTATGTCATTAACAAAGGAAATGAAGAGCAACATGAGCAATTGCTTTTTCAGTTGGAGGAAAAAAAACGCAATGAATTAAAAATTTCGCAAGCCCTGCAAGAGAAAGAAATTTTGTTGGCAGAAATTCATCACCGTGTAAAAAACAATTTGGCTATTATAACCAGCTTGCTGAATCTTCAGAGCGAAAAAATTGTTGATGAAACAGCCAAGTCGCTACTTACAGAAAGTAGAAATAGAGTCATGTCGATGGCGTTGATTCACGATAAACTTTATCGAAATGAAGTGTTAAGCAACATCAATTATGGGTTTTATTTAAATGAGTTGGTATATGAAATCCATCATTCTTATACTGCTTTAATTAAAAAACAGGTAGAAATTATTTTAAATTTATCGGAGGTTTATTTGAATGTGAATTATGCGATTCCCTGCGGTTTAATTATTAATGAAGTGCTGACCAATTGTTACAAGCATGCATTTAACGACATGCATTCCGGACAAATTAGTGTTCAATTAAAAAAGGAAAATGAGCTCATTACTATTGTTGTGGCGGATAATGGGAATGGTAAACTAAATCAGGAAATAAAGCCCGAATCGCTTGGGATGGAGGTGATAAAATCGTTGGTAAAGCAAATTGATGCTAGCTATTCATTTTCGACTCATTCCGGAACATGTTTTAAAATGAGTTTTGTGCAAAAGGAAAAATAA
- a CDS encoding collagen-like protein, giving the protein MKTMRMKRIVSLIYVLIFSTSLFAQAPQGLNYQAVARNLAGAELVNQAIGVQVVIHQNSANGTSVFSEIHSVNTNPFGLFTLVIGSVDTTNFAAINWSTGIYFLEILIDPSGATSNFISMGATQLLSVPYALYAKTSGNGPQGLPGPQGPQGAVGPQGAQGIQGDPGLQGPQGIPGATGPQGIQGPQGIQGDPGPTGPQGIPGTQGPAGPQGNAGPQGAPGPTGAIGPQGPAGTPGSMDAWSRTGDASTVAGTNFIGTTDAQDFVIKTNNQEGFRLLSNGNIGIGTSNPLTKFSIHAATASANIFSYNNYGKGGSVDLGLARGLQVTPAAIQAGDILGSLNFTGYNGLGYSNGASIQSRASQTFSASGNGSYLEFKTTRDDSTASETRMIVDNNGRVGIGKIPVQTLDVKGTINVSGGFGNEVNRSNTSNADLLPIAYGSIDLSGNILTSNSGNFILFKLGTGVYEIDFTDGFNSINFTVTATLATGPGEISASSSISGSSPGKFKIRTYNSAGTPVDKDFNFVVYKP; this is encoded by the coding sequence ATGAAAACAATGCGAATGAAAAGAATTGTAAGCCTCATTTACGTTTTAATTTTTAGTACAAGCCTTTTTGCGCAAGCCCCTCAAGGCTTGAATTATCAGGCTGTTGCCAGAAATTTGGCAGGTGCTGAATTAGTTAATCAAGCGATTGGTGTCCAGGTGGTGATTCATCAAAATTCGGCCAATGGTACAAGCGTATTTTCCGAAATACATTCCGTAAATACAAATCCATTTGGGCTTTTTACCCTTGTTATCGGTTCGGTAGATACCACGAATTTTGCTGCCATAAATTGGTCAACCGGAATTTATTTTCTGGAAATATTAATTGATCCAAGCGGTGCAACCAGCAATTTTATTTCAATGGGCGCAACACAGCTCCTGTCTGTTCCTTACGCATTGTACGCTAAGACATCCGGCAATGGTCCACAAGGTTTGCCGGGACCTCAAGGCCCTCAAGGTGCTGTTGGTCCGCAAGGGGCACAAGGCATTCAAGGCGACCCGGGGTTGCAAGGCCCGCAAGGTATTCCAGGTGCAACGGGACCGCAAGGTATTCAAGGCCCGCAAGGAATTCAAGGTGATCCGGGCCCGACAGGTCCGCAAGGAATTCCGGGAACGCAAGGCCCAGCCGGTCCGCAGGGTAATGCAGGTCCTCAAGGAGCACCCGGACCAACTGGTGCAATTGGTCCGCAAGGCCCCGCTGGAACACCCGGAAGCATGGATGCATGGAGCCGCACAGGGGATGCCTCAACTGTTGCAGGAACCAATTTTATTGGAACCACCGATGCGCAAGATTTTGTAATAAAAACCAATAATCAGGAAGGCTTCCGTTTACTCTCAAATGGGAATATTGGTATTGGTACTAGCAATCCATTAACAAAGTTTTCAATTCATGCTGCAACTGCCAGCGCAAACATATTTTCATACAATAATTATGGTAAAGGTGGTTCTGTGGATCTTGGTCTTGCTAGAGGCTTGCAAGTTACACCCGCTGCAATTCAAGCAGGTGATATTTTAGGTTCACTCAATTTTACAGGCTACAATGGGTTGGGATATAGCAATGGTGCTTCAATTCAAAGTCGAGCCTCACAAACTTTTTCTGCATCTGGAAATGGTAGTTATCTCGAATTTAAAACCACACGCGACGATAGCACCGCAAGCGAAACCCGCATGATTGTGGATAATAACGGACGCGTTGGAATCGGAAAAATCCCTGTACAAACACTGGATGTTAAAGGCACCATTAATGTGAGTGGTGGTTTTGGAAATGAGGTCAACAGAAGCAATACCAGCAATGCCGATTTACTCCCAATTGCCTATGGTTCAATCGACTTAAGCGGAAATATTTTAACTTCAAATTCTGGGAATTTTATTTTGTTCAAATTGGGTACCGGTGTGTATGAAATTGATTTTACAGATGGCTTTAACTCCATCAATTTTACGGTTACAGCTACCCTTGCAACCGGTCCGGGTGAAATTTCAGCAAGCAGTTCAATAAGTGGATCCTCGCCCGGGAAATTTAAAATAAGAACCTATAACTCTGCAGGAACGCCTGTTGATAAGGATTTTAATTTCGTTGTTTACAAACCATAA
- a CDS encoding gliding motility-associated C-terminal domain-containing protein: MKFSNPIFTKGFFGLVVFSLLFTLESFAQVTISSQLVGASGNYSSGGGVLLSSSVGEMTVNTFFSGSHYLTQGFQQPNSDALSFTTNSLNSSCFDADNGYAEVAVKSGVGPFQYQWLPTAENTASIKNLKPGSYTVTVTDARGFSLTDTVTVLLDYEGACGLHIYSGITPNGDNHNDTWVIDGINEFPSNHVFLFNRWGDKVWEKNNYNNTDVVWDGTNMKNERLPDGTYFYIVSIDSKKYKGWVELTH; this comes from the coding sequence ATGAAATTCAGCAATCCAATTTTTACCAAAGGCTTTTTCGGATTAGTCGTTTTTTCTTTACTGTTCACATTGGAATCTTTTGCACAGGTTACTATTAGCTCACAGCTTGTTGGAGCGAGCGGAAATTACAGCAGTGGCGGAGGTGTTTTACTTTCCTCATCTGTAGGTGAAATGACTGTCAATACGTTCTTTTCAGGAAGTCATTACCTCACACAAGGCTTTCAGCAACCCAATAGCGATGCATTGAGCTTTACTACCAATAGCCTTAATTCCAGTTGCTTCGATGCCGATAATGGATATGCCGAAGTTGCTGTTAAATCAGGCGTGGGGCCGTTTCAGTATCAATGGCTTCCAACAGCAGAAAACACAGCTTCTATTAAAAATCTTAAACCGGGCAGCTATACGGTTACCGTGACCGATGCAAGAGGATTTTCTTTAACCGATACGGTAACTGTACTACTCGATTATGAAGGAGCGTGCGGCTTGCACATCTACAGCGGCATTACCCCCAATGGCGACAATCATAACGATACTTGGGTGATTGACGGGATTAACGAATTTCCAAGCAACCATGTTTTTTTATTTAACCGCTGGGGCGATAAGGTGTGGGAAAAAAATAATTACAACAATACCGATGTGGTTTGGGATGGAACAAATATGAAAAATGAACGCTTGCCCGATGGGACCTATTTTTATATCGTGAGCATTGATAGTAAAAAATACAAAGGCTGGGTTGAATTAACACACTAA
- a CDS encoding type IX secretion system membrane protein PorP/SprF translates to MKQKIHLLLFFFMCLIKLSFSQQDPQYSQYMFNPLVLNPAYAGSREVLSSVLLYRNQWVNMDGAPLTVTASINSPLKKKKMGLGFHVISDKIGPSSTTQYMGSFAYRIRLGQGKLAFGLRAGLYTYRYDWSKVEYKDKADVFNSQTITQYVKPNFDFGLYYYNRSFYSGIAISHLALSKNTATTQLSDFQNRSALHVVANLGKAFELNKEITIRPSAVIRYTANAPINFDVNASVLLDEKIWLGVGFRSNQDVVIMAEYNITKLMRVGYSYDASTRLIRSANRGSHEFFIGFDIDFFKAKTISPRIFKYN, encoded by the coding sequence ATGAAGCAGAAAATACACCTCTTACTTTTCTTTTTTATGTGTTTAATCAAGTTGAGCTTTTCTCAGCAAGATCCACAGTATTCGCAGTACATGTTTAATCCCTTGGTGCTTAATCCTGCTTATGCCGGCAGTCGTGAGGTGTTAAGCTCGGTTTTGTTATACCGCAATCAATGGGTAAATATGGATGGTGCACCGCTTACCGTCACCGCAAGTATTAACAGTCCCTTGAAAAAGAAAAAAATGGGACTCGGCTTTCATGTAATCAGCGATAAAATTGGGCCCTCTTCCACTACACAATATATGGGCTCATTTGCTTACCGCATTCGTTTAGGTCAAGGTAAACTTGCTTTCGGATTGCGCGCCGGACTTTATACTTACCGCTACGACTGGAGCAAAGTGGAGTATAAAGATAAAGCGGATGTGTTTAATTCACAGACCATAACACAGTATGTTAAACCAAATTTTGATTTTGGCCTTTACTATTACAATCGAAGTTTTTATTCAGGCATTGCCATTTCGCATCTGGCCTTAAGTAAGAATACCGCAACAACACAATTGAGCGATTTTCAGAATCGATCTGCATTGCACGTTGTTGCAAACCTAGGTAAGGCATTTGAGCTTAATAAAGAGATCACCATTCGACCTAGTGCTGTTATCCGATATACAGCTAATGCACCGATTAATTTTGATGTAAATGCAAGTGTGTTATTGGACGAAAAAATTTGGTTAGGTGTAGGTTTCCGTTCCAATCAGGATGTGGTTATTATGGCGGAGTATAATATCACCAAATTAATGCGGGTAGGTTATTCTTACGATGCTTCAACCCGATTAATTCGATCAGCTAATAGAGGTAGCCACGAATTTTTTATAGGATTTGATATCGACTTTTTTAAAGCAAAAACGATATCTCCTCGAATTTTTAAATACAATTAA